The following are encoded together in the Poseidonibacter lekithochrous genome:
- a CDS encoding diguanylate cyclase, giving the protein MLKKIKKKSNFFLLFIIALAIAFIVITQNKLIENYHIANSKINHKNIKSLIEKLEDRIDFIHKLNLEYSSLDETYEFINDQNPDYIYSNFRKDSYTLEDIDLSYFILTNKSNKLLFSKKARNITNAKDHNFEEYLIKKLEKIKKINGIIKYKNNSYFISKAPVYQTDYSENSNGFLILGKKIDNLYLKNINSNFLEVRFSNKPNETSDHKHSSKNFPKIIVNSQEKIDYFTNNIYFYNEKNELLLSIQTESDIEISNDIFKTTCILSTFLLLIILILILTLNSYKKLFTHNQKNIESQIDSKTKQIKNAMEELEKVNLQLYDIAHTDHLTKTMNRRNFFIHAQNIFSVSKKENIEFTTVMIDIDNFKSYNDKYGHDVGDRVLIEFTKTIQNQLESNDIFGRLGGEEFALVFPKTNLKNAIKKVEDIKDEIEQIDIFVYEEVINITASFGVSDNYGSNNIDEMLQKSDKLLYNAKKDGKNLVRSRLHLS; this is encoded by the coding sequence ATGTTAAAAAAAATTAAAAAGAAAAGCAATTTTTTCTTATTGTTTATAATAGCTTTAGCTATTGCTTTTATCGTAATAACACAGAATAAATTAATTGAAAACTACCATATTGCAAACAGCAAAATTAATCATAAAAATATAAAGTCTTTAATAGAAAAATTAGAAGATAGAATTGACTTTATTCATAAGTTAAATCTAGAATATTCAAGTCTAGATGAGACATATGAATTTATAAATGACCAAAATCCAGATTATATATATTCAAATTTTAGAAAAGATTCTTATACTTTAGAAGATATAGATTTATCTTATTTTATACTAACAAACAAATCAAATAAACTTTTATTCTCAAAAAAAGCAAGAAATATCACAAATGCAAAAGATCATAATTTTGAAGAATATTTAATCAAAAAACTGGAGAAAATAAAAAAGATAAATGGAATTATAAAATATAAAAACAACTCATATTTTATATCTAAAGCTCCAGTATATCAAACAGATTATTCTGAGAACTCTAACGGGTTTTTAATTTTAGGTAAAAAAATAGATAACTTATATTTAAAAAATATTAATTCTAATTTTTTAGAAGTTAGGTTTTCGAATAAACCAAATGAAACATCAGATCATAAGCATTCATCGAAGAATTTTCCTAAGATTATTGTAAATAGCCAAGAAAAAATCGATTATTTCACTAATAATATCTATTTTTACAATGAAAAAAATGAGCTATTATTATCAATTCAAACAGAAAGTGATATTGAAATATCAAATGATATATTCAAAACTACATGTATATTATCAACATTTTTATTACTAATTATTCTTATTCTAATTTTGACATTAAATAGTTATAAAAAACTATTCACCCATAATCAAAAGAATATTGAAAGTCAAATAGATAGTAAAACAAAACAAATCAAAAATGCTATGGAAGAGTTAGAAAAAGTAAATCTTCAACTATATGATATTGCTCATACTGATCATTTAACTAAAACAATGAATAGAAGAAACTTCTTTATTCATGCTCAAAATATTTTCTCAGTTTCAAAAAAAGAAAACATAGAGTTTACAACAGTAATGATAGATATTGATAACTTCAAATCATACAATGATAAATATGGCCATGATGTAGGAGATAGAGTATTAATAGAGTTTACTAAAACAATCCAAAATCAACTAGAATCAAATGATATATTTGGAAGATTAGGTGGAGAAGAATTTGCCTTAGTATTTCCAAAAACAAATCTAAAAAATGCTATCAAAAAAGTGGAAGATATAAAAGATGAAATTGAACAAATAGATATTTTTGTTTATGAAGAAGTTATCAATATTACAGCAAGTTTTGGAGTTAGTGATAACTACGGAAGTAATAATATCGATGAAATGCTACAAAAATCTGACAAACTTTTATACAATGCAAAAAAAGATGGAAAGAATTTAGTTAGAAGTAGACTACACCTGTCTTAA
- a CDS encoding ATP-dependent helicase has protein sequence MPLSNLNQEQLSAATCDHGFNLIIASAGTGKTSTIVGRIANLINKGVKPEEILLLTFTNKAAAEMVQRVAKFFGKEVAKQIMAGTFHSVSYKLLKQLNKNITLKQPNELKTLFRSIYEKRVFVEREEDTNPYDGGYLYDLYSLYLNSNEGEDFGEWVKDKNPDHELYTMIYEDVVLEFHELKAKYGYANFDDLLTIMLETLKEEEFEFKEILVDEYQDTNPLQGRLLDGFRPTSLFCVGDYDQSIYAFNGSDIGIISTFATRYDNATVYTLRKNYRSSKPILDLATKVIEHNERIYEKNLEVMRTQTSNPPRLLAFNELFSQYHYISELISQSDTPHNEIAIIFRNNSSADGIEANLREFEIPAKRKGGMSFFDSVEVKFVLDLLVMQLSHNDMMAFIHTLEHGKGIGKAIAKDIFDALIKLGGGDLVKGLFHPDPDMRNPYESNKVKNIQLGLFDDFIELGSISKFKDCNFEEGFLSNPILKHPKLSVDGAKYVYDFYLLMKHLRRTKNPDSLVTSITSSMMYSKIKDALSTKRATQKDGTVNVMQKTKSLAKINRKVMLLKNLSRNFNDLSKFVNSMILGGSEMSEGDGVNLLSVHASKGLEFKEVYVIDLMDGRFPNRKLMSKGGSLEEERRLFYVAVTRAKDILYLSFAKFDKIKKLTFVASPFLREAGLVKGDPEEKTAADPS, from the coding sequence ATGCCATTATCAAATTTAAACCAAGAACAACTATCTGCTGCTACATGTGATCACGGATTCAATCTAATCATTGCAAGTGCTGGAACAGGTAAAACATCTACTATTGTTGGACGTATAGCAAACCTAATTAATAAGGGTGTAAAACCTGAAGAGATTCTATTATTAACTTTTACAAATAAAGCTGCTGCTGAAATGGTACAAAGGGTTGCTAAGTTTTTTGGTAAAGAAGTTGCAAAACAAATTATGGCAGGAACTTTTCATTCTGTATCGTATAAACTATTAAAACAACTAAATAAAAATATCACTTTAAAACAACCAAATGAATTAAAAACACTATTTAGATCTATCTACGAAAAAAGAGTTTTTGTGGAGAGAGAAGAGGATACTAATCCTTATGATGGTGGATATTTATATGATTTATATTCACTTTATCTTAACTCAAATGAGGGTGAAGATTTTGGAGAATGGGTAAAAGATAAAAACCCAGACCACGAACTATATACGATGATTTATGAAGATGTTGTATTAGAGTTTCATGAGTTAAAAGCAAAGTATGGATATGCAAACTTTGATGATTTATTAACAATTATGTTAGAAACATTAAAAGAAGAAGAGTTTGAATTCAAAGAAATATTAGTAGATGAATATCAAGATACAAATCCACTGCAAGGAAGACTTCTTGATGGTTTTAGACCTACATCACTATTTTGTGTTGGGGATTATGATCAAAGTATTTATGCTTTTAATGGTTCAGATATTGGTATTATTTCTACTTTTGCTACAAGATATGATAATGCTACAGTTTACACATTAAGAAAGAACTATCGGTCTTCAAAACCTATTTTAGATTTAGCAACAAAAGTAATTGAACATAATGAAAGAATTTATGAAAAGAACTTAGAGGTAATGAGAACTCAGACTTCAAATCCTCCTAGACTTTTAGCTTTTAATGAGCTATTTTCTCAGTATCATTATATTTCAGAGTTAATCTCTCAAAGTGATACTCCTCATAATGAAATTGCTATTATTTTCAGAAACAATTCAAGTGCTGATGGGATTGAAGCAAACTTGCGAGAGTTTGAAATTCCAGCAAAAAGAAAAGGTGGAATGTCATTCTTTGATTCTGTGGAAGTTAAGTTTGTATTAGACTTACTTGTAATGCAGTTGTCCCATAATGATATGATGGCTTTTATTCACACTTTAGAGCATGGAAAAGGTATTGGAAAAGCAATTGCAAAAGATATCTTCGATGCTTTAATAAAACTAGGTGGAGGAGATTTAGTCAAAGGATTATTTCATCCTGATCCTGATATGAGAAATCCTTATGAGTCTAATAAAGTTAAAAATATTCAATTAGGATTGTTTGATGACTTTATAGAACTAGGTTCTATTTCAAAATTTAAAGACTGTAATTTTGAAGAAGGTTTTTTATCTAATCCTATATTAAAACACCCAAAACTTTCAGTTGATGGTGCTAAATATGTATATGATTTTTATTTATTAATGAAACATTTAAGACGTACAAAAAATCCAGACTCATTAGTAACTAGTATTACTTCATCAATGATGTATTCTAAGATTAAAGATGCTTTATCAACAAAAAGAGCAACACAAAAAGATGGAACTGTTAATGTAATGCAAAAGACAAAATCTTTAGCAAAAATTAATAGAAAAGTAATGCTTCTAAAAAACTTATCAAGAAACTTCAATGACTTATCAAAGTTTGTAAACTCAATGATTTTAGGTGGAAGTGAAATGAGTGAGGGTGATGGTGTAAACCTACTATCTGTTCATGCAAGTAAAGGCTTAGAGTTCAAAGAAGTATATGTAATTGACCTAATGGATGGAAGATTTCCAAATAGAAAGCTAATGAGCAAGGGTGGAAGTCTAGAAGAAGAGAGACGATTATTCTATGTAGCAGTTACAAGAGCAAAAGATATACTTTATCTTTCATTTGCAAAATTTGATAAAATCAAAAAGCTTACTTTTGTAGCAAGTCCATTCTTAAGAGAAGCAGGATTAGTAAAAGGTGATCCAGAAGAGAAAACTGCTGCTGATCCTTCTTAA